From the Cyanobium sp. M30B3 genome, the window GGGGCCGTGCGGGTGCCCCGCGCCGCCCAGCGCACCAACGCGGCCCAGCTCAGCCGCAGCCTGCTGCTCTCCGATCGCGCCAGGATCGACACCAAGCCGGAGCTGGAGATCGTGGCCGACGACGTGAAGTGCGCCCATGGCGCCACCGTGAGTCGCCTGCAGCTCGAGGAGCTCTTCTACCTGCAGAGCCGTGGCATCGCCGCCGACCAGGCCGCCCAGTTGCTGCAGAGGGCGTTCTGTGAGGAGGTGCTGCGCCAGCTGCCCGCCAGCGCCGCCGCCCACCAGCCCCTGCGCCACCTGCTTGGGGAGGCCTGATCGCATGACCGCCTCGCCCGCCCTCGATCCCAGCCTGGTCGCCGCCCCGCCTCAGGGATCTCTGCCCGCGTCAGGCGCGGCTGCCGCCGCTGTGTCCCCTTCGGACGATCAGCAGGCCCGGGCTGAAGATCTCGCGACTCAGACCCGCCCCGATTTCCCCCTGCTGGCCCAGACGGCCTGCCTGGGGCAGCCGCTGATCTATCTGGATCACGCCGCCACCAGCCAGAAGCCGCGCCAGGTGCTGGCGGCTCTGCAGCACTACTACGACCACGACAACGCCAACGTGCACCGCGGCGCCCACCAGCTGAGCGCCCGGGCCACCGAGGGGTTTGAGGGGGCGCGGGCCAAGGCGGCGGCCTTCGTGGGGGCCGCCGGCCCGCGTGAGATCGTGTTCACCCGCAACGCCAGCGAGGCGATCAACCTGGTGGCCCGCACCTGGGGTGAGGCCAACCTGGGCGAGGGCGACGAAGTGCTGCTCACGGTGATGGAGCACCACTCCAACCTGGTGCCCTGGCAGCTGCTGGCGGCCCGCACCGGCTGCGTGCTGCGCCATGCCGGGCTCACCGAGACGGGTGAGCTCGACCTGGAGGACCTGCGCAGCAAGCTCAACGAGCGCACGAAGCTGGTGAGCCTGGTGCAGGTGAGCAACACCCTCGGCTGCCTCAACCCGATCGAGCAGGTGGTGCCCATGGCCCACGCCGCCGGCGCCCTGGTGCTGGTGGATGCCTGCCAGAGCCTGCCCCACCTGCCGGTGAACGTGGCCGCGCTGGGCTGTGATTTCCTGGTGGGCAGTTCCCACAAGCTCTGCGGCCCCACCGGCATGGGCTTCCTCTG encodes:
- a CDS encoding SufS family cysteine desulfurase, with the protein product MTASPALDPSLVAAPPQGSLPASGAAAAAVSPSDDQQARAEDLATQTRPDFPLLAQTACLGQPLIYLDHAATSQKPRQVLAALQHYYDHDNANVHRGAHQLSARATEGFEGARAKAAAFVGAAGPREIVFTRNASEAINLVARTWGEANLGEGDEVLLTVMEHHSNLVPWQLLAARTGCVLRHAGLTETGELDLEDLRSKLNERTKLVSLVQVSNTLGCLNPIEQVVPMAHAAGALVLVDACQSLPHLPVNVAALGCDFLVGSSHKLCGPTGMGFLWAREALLEAMPPFLGGGEMIQDVYLDHSSWAELPHKFEAGTPAIGEAIGMGAALDYISALGLERIHTWEQVLTRQLFARLQAIEGVRILGPSPERQPDRGALAAFTVEGLHANDIAALLDSAGICIRSGHHCTQPLHRLYGIPGSARASLSFTTTPEEIDRFADELQGTIAFLREHS